The genomic DNA GGCACTGTGTTCATCACAGCTTTGACACGATCTATCCGTCTAATCCCATCACGTTTCATCACTTCGTGAAAAGATGGCTTCCCATCTTTACCGAGAGCGACAACTTCTCCATCTAAAATGACTGATTTTGCCGATGTATAAGAATTTATCTTTGTTAGTTCAGGAAAAATATTTGTACGTTCGTTCAGTTTTCGATTAAATAACTTTACTTCCTGTCCGTCAAAATTTGTTAGCACTCTCACTCCATCCCATTTAACCTGTGATATCCATTCAGCACCTAGTGGTATTTTGTCTGAAGGAATAGGTTCAAAAGGAATGATGGGATTAAATTTCATACAAAAGCTCCTTCGGCAAAATATTTTAGCTATTATTCATTTTAACCAATTTAAGAAATAAAACTCATTATCATCCAGAAATTAGCTTGAGCATCACAGCAATTTCTATCTTTTCCATCCTTTTTAATGAATGGTTTATTATTATTTATCCACATTAAAAATAAGTAAATTTAAAGAATGGAGATATACAAATGCATACAATTTGGAAAGGAAGCATCAGTTTTGGACTTGTTAATATTCCAATTAAACTTCATGCGGCAACAGAGGACAAAGATATAAAATTACGGACATTGCATAAAGAATGCCATTCACCGATAAAATACGAAAAAGTTTGCCCTACTTGTGGTAAAGATGTAAAAACCGATGAGTTTGTGAAGGCATATGAGTATACGAAGGGTAAATTTGTTGTGCTTGATGATGAAGATTTTAATAAACTAAAAAAAGAAAATGAAGATAAATCTGTAGAAATTATCGATTTTGTCATGATGAACGAGATTGATCCGATTTATTTTAATCGGTCTTACTATATGTCGCCAAACGAAGGGGGAGTAAAGGCCTACTCCTTGCTGAGAAAAGCTTTACAGGAGTCTGGTAAAGTTGGTTTAGCAAAAATAATCATTCGATCTAAAGAACAGCTCGCTGTTTTACGTGTTTTTGAAAATACGTTAATAATGGAGACGATTCATTTTCCTGATGAGGTTCGCAAAGCGCAGGATGTTCCAAATGTACCGGTTGAAAGTAATGTAACGAAAAAAGAGCTTGATACAGCAATCTTACTAATTGATCAACTAACGACAGAGTTTAAGCCAGAAAAATATACAGATGAATATCGGACAGCATTACTTGAATTAATTGAGGCAAAACGGACTGGAAAAGAATTAGTTACTCCAATTGAAAAAGAGGCGCCAGCAAACGTAACGGATTTAATGGCTGCTCTCCAAGCTTCGATTGATCGAACACAGCCGAAGAAAACAGTAACGAAACGGAAAAAAGCAGTGACAAAAAAAACAAAGAAAAATGCATAGTCCAATAGTCTGATCCAGTACAGGATTAACGATTGTTAACTGAGGTGCACCGCACGAGGCGGGAATGAATGCAAGATAGGATTGATTAGCTTATTGAGAAATTCTATATTGCCGATCACGATGTGTATGCGTTTGTGAACGAAACCGATCTCTCAAAGGATCGGTTTTATGATATGTTTATCATTAATAACCCCAATTATAAAGGATGACTTCAATGAACAACATGATGAAGAAAAAGAATTTAGTTTATTTGGGCATCATCGTTGCTGTACTCCTTTTTTTTATCATTCTGTTTATTTTACTTGTGAATGGAATGAAAGCACAGAAGCTTGCACAGTTTGATCAAAGCATCATTTCGTTTGTACAGCAGTTCGTTTCACCAAGCTTGACAAATGTCATGAAAGGGATCACTTTTTTTGGCTCGATTAAATGGTTAACGACAGCAGTTATTGTGATCGCACTTATTTTTTTTTTTCAGCGAAAATTTGCGCTCGGTTTGTTTGTCATATTGGCTTCTGGTTTTGGGGCGTTCTTTAATAGATGGTTAAAATGGCTTTTTAAACGGGAAAGACCAGATATTTTCCCTATAATAGAAGCGCAAGGATTTAGTTTTCCGAGTGGTCATTCAATGGGAGCATTTATTTTTTATAGCTCAGTTGCTTATTTAATTCTTCACCTTTCACGAAGTAAAGTAATCAATTTAATTAGTACTTTATTTTTATTCCTGTTTATCATTATGATAGGACTAAGCCGTATCTATTTAGGAGTCCATTTCCCGAGTGATGTCGTCAGCGGTTTTGTAGCTGGCGGTGCATGGCTTCTTATTTGTATTTTAATATTTCGTTTTTATAAATATAGAAAAAATAGATAATAAAAAATGGGAGACGAGAAACGTGAATCAAAAAATATTACCTGCTTCTTCTAATATGAAGGAGTTTGAACGGTTTTTACAAAGCCCTTACCACATTGGTGTTTTTTTAGAAATGCATATTTCTCAATTGAAAAATGTGTGCGCAATGGCAAAGGCACACGGCAAAAAGCTTCTTTATCATGTTGATCTAATTCATGGTTTAAAAAATGATGATTTTGCGACTGAGTATATTTGTCAGGAATTCAAACCATTTGGACTGATCTCGACGAAAGCAAATGTTATTTTAACAGCAAAGCGAAAAGGTGTACTTGCAGTTCAACGGATATTCTTAATTGATTCTCATGCGTTAGAAAAAAGCTATCGTCTAGTTGAGAAAACAAAGCCTGATTTAATTGAAGTATTGCCAGGGGGGATGCCGTGGATGATCACTGAAGTGCAAGAAAGAGTTGGGGTTCCTATATTAGCAGGCGGGCTTATTCGTTCTGTAAAAGAAGTCCAAAATGCGCTTGATGCAGGAGCAACCGCAATTACTACATCGAAAACAGAACTTTGGGATTCTTTCGCTAAACGTTATTAACATAGCCGCCGAGGGGAATTACTTTTAATCAGTTCCCCTTTTTTTAGTCATGTAAAAATATTCATTGACAACGCTTTCATAACCTTGTATACTCAATATCAAGTTAATAAAAGTGACGGAGATAAGGAGATTCACACAGATCAATCCTCTAACTAGAGGTATATTCTGTCGTGGATCTCTTTTTTCTTTGTTACATAGTAAATAATAGTTTAGAAAGAAAGGGGAGCTTCATTTGACCGCTTTTTTGGGAGAACTTGTCGGTACACTTATTTTAATTATTTTTGGAGCAGGAGTTGTCGCAGGCTCGGTATTAAAAAAATCAAAGTCAAACAACAGCGGCTGGATCGTGATTACGATTGGCTGGGGATTAGGTGTGACAATGGGGGTTTACGCAGTTGGACAATTTAGTGGCGCCCATTTAAATCCAGCTGTTACCGTTGCCTTAGCGTT from Bacillus aquiflavi includes the following:
- the ku gene encoding non-homologous end joining protein Ku yields the protein MHTIWKGSISFGLVNIPIKLHAATEDKDIKLRTLHKECHSPIKYEKVCPTCGKDVKTDEFVKAYEYTKGKFVVLDDEDFNKLKKENEDKSVEIIDFVMMNEIDPIYFNRSYYMSPNEGGVKAYSLLRKALQESGKVGLAKIIIRSKEQLAVLRVFENTLIMETIHFPDEVRKAQDVPNVPVESNVTKKELDTAILLIDQLTTEFKPEKYTDEYRTALLELIEAKRTGKELVTPIEKEAPANVTDLMAALQASIDRTQPKKTVTKRKKAVTKKTKKNA
- a CDS encoding phosphatase PAP2 family protein codes for the protein MNNMMKKKNLVYLGIIVAVLLFFIILFILLVNGMKAQKLAQFDQSIISFVQQFVSPSLTNVMKGITFFGSIKWLTTAVIVIALIFFFQRKFALGLFVILASGFGAFFNRWLKWLFKRERPDIFPIIEAQGFSFPSGHSMGAFIFYSSVAYLILHLSRSKVINLISTLFLFLFIIMIGLSRIYLGVHFPSDVVSGFVAGGAWLLICILIFRFYKYRKNR
- a CDS encoding glycerol-3-phosphate responsive antiterminator, which translates into the protein MNQKILPASSNMKEFERFLQSPYHIGVFLEMHISQLKNVCAMAKAHGKKLLYHVDLIHGLKNDDFATEYICQEFKPFGLISTKANVILTAKRKGVLAVQRIFLIDSHALEKSYRLVEKTKPDLIEVLPGGMPWMITEVQERVGVPILAGGLIRSVKEVQNALDAGATAITTSKTELWDSFAKRY